The proteins below are encoded in one region of Bos indicus x Bos taurus breed Angus x Brahman F1 hybrid chromosome 2, Bos_hybrid_MaternalHap_v2.0, whole genome shotgun sequence:
- the PROC gene encoding vitamin K-dependent protein C isoform X3 gives MAAGGQPCSFSVAHPSGCSFRMWQLTSLLLFVTIWGISSTPAPPDSVFSSSQRAHQVLRIRKRANSFLEELRPGNVERECSEEVCEFEEAREIFQNTEDTMAFWSKYSDGDQCEDRPSGSPCDLPCCGRGKCIDGLGGFRCDCAEGWEGRFCLHEVRFSNCSAENGGCAHYCMEEEGRRHCSCAPGYRLEDDHQLCVSKVTFPCGRLGKRMEKKRKTLKRDTNQVDQKDQLDPRIVDGQEAGWGESPWQAVLLDSKKKLVCGAVLIHVSWVLTVAHCLDSRKKLIVRLGEYDMRRWESWEVDLDIKEVIIHPNYTKSTSDNDIALLRLAKPATLSQTIVPICLPDSGLSERKLTQVGQETVVTGWGYRDETKRNRTFVLSFIKVPVVPYNACVHAMENKISENMLCAGILGDPRDACEGDSGGPMVTFFRGTWFLVGLVSWGEGCGRLYNYGVYTKVSRYLDWIYGHIKAQEAPLESQVP, from the exons ATGGCGGCAGGAGGGCAACCTTGCAGTTTCTCCGTGGCCCACCCCA gtGGCTGCAGCTTCAGAATGTGGCAGCTTACAAGCCTCTTACTGTTCGTGACCATCTGGGGAATTTCCAGCACACCAGCTCCTCCTG ACTCAGTGTTCTCCAGCAGCCAGCGTGCCCACCAAGTGCTGCGGATCCGCAAACGTGCCAACTCCTTCCTGGAGGAGCTGCGGCCCGGCAACGTGGAGCGTGAGTGCTCAGAGGAGGTCTGTGAGTTCGAGGAAGCTCGGGAGATTTTCCAAAACACGGAAGACACA ATGGCCTTCTGGTCCAAGTATAGCG ACGGGGACCAGTGCGAGGACCGGCCCTCAGGGAGCCCGTGCGACCTCCCATGCTGCGGACGCGGCAAGTGCATCGATGGCCTGGGCGGCTTCCGCTGCGACTGCGCGGAGGGCTGGGAGGGCCGCTTCTGCTTGCACG AGGTGCGCTTCTCCAACTGCTCGGCGGAAAACGGCGGCTGCGCCCACTACTGCATGGAGGAGGAGGGCCGGCGCCACTGCAGCTGCGCGCCCGGCTACCGGCTGGAGGACGACCACCAGCTCTGCGTGTCCAAGG tgACGTTCCCTTGTGGGAGGCTAGGGAAGCGAATGGAGAAGAAACGCAAGACCTTGAAACGTGACACAAACCAAGTCGACCAAAAAGACCAGTTGGATCCACGGATTGTCGATGGGCAGGAGGCTGGATGGGGAGAGAGCCCCTGGCAG GCAGTGCTGCTGGACTCCAAGAAGAAGCTGGTCTGTGGGGCAGTGCTAATCCACGTCTCCTGGGTGCTGACGGTGGCCCACTGCTTGGACAGCCGCAAGAAGCTCATCGTCAGGCTCG GGGAGTATGACATGCGGCGCTGGGAGAGCTGGGAGGTGGACCTGGACATCAAGGAGGTCATCATCCACCCTAACTATACCAAGAGCACCAGTGACAACGACATCGCCCTGCTCCGCCTGGCCAAGCCTGCCACTCTTTCGCAGACCATTGTGCCCATCTGTCTCCCGGATAGTGGCCTCTCTGAGCGCAAGCTCACCCAGGTCGGCCAGGAGACTGTGGTGACAGGCTGGGGCTACCGTGACGAGACCAAGAGAAACCGCACCTTCGTCCTCAGCTTCATCAAGGTCCCTGTGGTCCCGTACAATGCATGTGTCCATGCCATGGAAAACAAGATCTCTGAGAACATGCTGTGCGCTGGTATCCTCGGGGACCCGAGGGATGCCTGTGAGGGCGACAGTGGGGGGCCTATGGTCACCTTCTTCCGTGGCACCTGGTTCCTGGTGGGCCTGGTGAGCTGGGGCGAGGGCTGTGGGCGCCTCTACAACTACGGCGTTTACACCAAAGTCAGCCGTTACCTTGACTGGATCTATGGCCACATCAAAGCTCAGGAGGCCCCTCTTGAGAGCCAGGTGCCTTAG
- the PROC gene encoding vitamin K-dependent protein C isoform X1 produces the protein MAAGGQPCSFSVAHPKPDKAEIQFSHPFYKRGDGGAVRGLAQQPCPGAGIRSDLVTRPLNQTGGCSFRMWQLTSLLLFVTIWGISSTPAPPDSVFSSSQRAHQVLRIRKRANSFLEELRPGNVERECSEEVCEFEEAREIFQNTEDTMAFWSKYSDGDQCEDRPSGSPCDLPCCGRGKCIDGLGGFRCDCAEGWEGRFCLHEVRFSNCSAENGGCAHYCMEEEGRRHCSCAPGYRLEDDHQLCVSKVTFPCGRLGKRMEKKRKTLKRDTNQVDQKDQLDPRIVDGQEAGWGESPWQAVLLDSKKKLVCGAVLIHVSWVLTVAHCLDSRKKLIVRLGEYDMRRWESWEVDLDIKEVIIHPNYTKSTSDNDIALLRLAKPATLSQTIVPICLPDSGLSERKLTQVGQETVVTGWGYRDETKRNRTFVLSFIKVPVVPYNACVHAMENKISENMLCAGILGDPRDACEGDSGGPMVTFFRGTWFLVGLVSWGEGCGRLYNYGVYTKVSRYLDWIYGHIKAQEAPLESQVP, from the exons ATGGCGGCAGGAGGGCAACCTTGCAGTTTCTCCGTGGCCCACCCCA aaCCAGATAAGGCAGAAATACagttttcccatccattttacAAACGAGGAGACGGAGGAGCAGTAAGGGGTCTTGCCCAGCAACCCTGTCCTGGAGCTGGGATTCGCTCTGACTTGGTGACCCGCCCTCTGAACCAG acaggtGGCTGCAGCTTCAGAATGTGGCAGCTTACAAGCCTCTTACTGTTCGTGACCATCTGGGGAATTTCCAGCACACCAGCTCCTCCTG ACTCAGTGTTCTCCAGCAGCCAGCGTGCCCACCAAGTGCTGCGGATCCGCAAACGTGCCAACTCCTTCCTGGAGGAGCTGCGGCCCGGCAACGTGGAGCGTGAGTGCTCAGAGGAGGTCTGTGAGTTCGAGGAAGCTCGGGAGATTTTCCAAAACACGGAAGACACA ATGGCCTTCTGGTCCAAGTATAGCG ACGGGGACCAGTGCGAGGACCGGCCCTCAGGGAGCCCGTGCGACCTCCCATGCTGCGGACGCGGCAAGTGCATCGATGGCCTGGGCGGCTTCCGCTGCGACTGCGCGGAGGGCTGGGAGGGCCGCTTCTGCTTGCACG AGGTGCGCTTCTCCAACTGCTCGGCGGAAAACGGCGGCTGCGCCCACTACTGCATGGAGGAGGAGGGCCGGCGCCACTGCAGCTGCGCGCCCGGCTACCGGCTGGAGGACGACCACCAGCTCTGCGTGTCCAAGG tgACGTTCCCTTGTGGGAGGCTAGGGAAGCGAATGGAGAAGAAACGCAAGACCTTGAAACGTGACACAAACCAAGTCGACCAAAAAGACCAGTTGGATCCACGGATTGTCGATGGGCAGGAGGCTGGATGGGGAGAGAGCCCCTGGCAG GCAGTGCTGCTGGACTCCAAGAAGAAGCTGGTCTGTGGGGCAGTGCTAATCCACGTCTCCTGGGTGCTGACGGTGGCCCACTGCTTGGACAGCCGCAAGAAGCTCATCGTCAGGCTCG GGGAGTATGACATGCGGCGCTGGGAGAGCTGGGAGGTGGACCTGGACATCAAGGAGGTCATCATCCACCCTAACTATACCAAGAGCACCAGTGACAACGACATCGCCCTGCTCCGCCTGGCCAAGCCTGCCACTCTTTCGCAGACCATTGTGCCCATCTGTCTCCCGGATAGTGGCCTCTCTGAGCGCAAGCTCACCCAGGTCGGCCAGGAGACTGTGGTGACAGGCTGGGGCTACCGTGACGAGACCAAGAGAAACCGCACCTTCGTCCTCAGCTTCATCAAGGTCCCTGTGGTCCCGTACAATGCATGTGTCCATGCCATGGAAAACAAGATCTCTGAGAACATGCTGTGCGCTGGTATCCTCGGGGACCCGAGGGATGCCTGTGAGGGCGACAGTGGGGGGCCTATGGTCACCTTCTTCCGTGGCACCTGGTTCCTGGTGGGCCTGGTGAGCTGGGGCGAGGGCTGTGGGCGCCTCTACAACTACGGCGTTTACACCAAAGTCAGCCGTTACCTTGACTGGATCTATGGCCACATCAAAGCTCAGGAGGCCCCTCTTGAGAGCCAGGTGCCTTAG
- the PROC gene encoding vitamin K-dependent protein C isoform X4 — MWQLTSLLLFVTIWGISSTPAPPDSVFSSSQRAHQVLRIRKRANSFLEELRPGNVERECSEEVCEFEEAREIFQNTEDTMAFWSKYSDGDQCEDRPSGSPCDLPCCGRGKCIDGLGGFRCDCAEGWEGRFCLHEVRFSNCSAENGGCAHYCMEEEGRRHCSCAPGYRLEDDHQLCVSKVTFPCGRLGKRMEKKRKTLKRDTNQVDQKDQLDPRIVDGQEAGWGESPWQAVLLDSKKKLVCGAVLIHVSWVLTVAHCLDSRKKLIVRLGEYDMRRWESWEVDLDIKEVIIHPNYTKSTSDNDIALLRLAKPATLSQTIVPICLPDSGLSERKLTQVGQETVVTGWGYRDETKRNRTFVLSFIKVPVVPYNACVHAMENKISENMLCAGILGDPRDACEGDSGGPMVTFFRGTWFLVGLVSWGEGCGRLYNYGVYTKVSRYLDWIYGHIKAQEAPLESQVP; from the exons ATGTGGCAGCTTACAAGCCTCTTACTGTTCGTGACCATCTGGGGAATTTCCAGCACACCAGCTCCTCCTG ACTCAGTGTTCTCCAGCAGCCAGCGTGCCCACCAAGTGCTGCGGATCCGCAAACGTGCCAACTCCTTCCTGGAGGAGCTGCGGCCCGGCAACGTGGAGCGTGAGTGCTCAGAGGAGGTCTGTGAGTTCGAGGAAGCTCGGGAGATTTTCCAAAACACGGAAGACACA ATGGCCTTCTGGTCCAAGTATAGCG ACGGGGACCAGTGCGAGGACCGGCCCTCAGGGAGCCCGTGCGACCTCCCATGCTGCGGACGCGGCAAGTGCATCGATGGCCTGGGCGGCTTCCGCTGCGACTGCGCGGAGGGCTGGGAGGGCCGCTTCTGCTTGCACG AGGTGCGCTTCTCCAACTGCTCGGCGGAAAACGGCGGCTGCGCCCACTACTGCATGGAGGAGGAGGGCCGGCGCCACTGCAGCTGCGCGCCCGGCTACCGGCTGGAGGACGACCACCAGCTCTGCGTGTCCAAGG tgACGTTCCCTTGTGGGAGGCTAGGGAAGCGAATGGAGAAGAAACGCAAGACCTTGAAACGTGACACAAACCAAGTCGACCAAAAAGACCAGTTGGATCCACGGATTGTCGATGGGCAGGAGGCTGGATGGGGAGAGAGCCCCTGGCAG GCAGTGCTGCTGGACTCCAAGAAGAAGCTGGTCTGTGGGGCAGTGCTAATCCACGTCTCCTGGGTGCTGACGGTGGCCCACTGCTTGGACAGCCGCAAGAAGCTCATCGTCAGGCTCG GGGAGTATGACATGCGGCGCTGGGAGAGCTGGGAGGTGGACCTGGACATCAAGGAGGTCATCATCCACCCTAACTATACCAAGAGCACCAGTGACAACGACATCGCCCTGCTCCGCCTGGCCAAGCCTGCCACTCTTTCGCAGACCATTGTGCCCATCTGTCTCCCGGATAGTGGCCTCTCTGAGCGCAAGCTCACCCAGGTCGGCCAGGAGACTGTGGTGACAGGCTGGGGCTACCGTGACGAGACCAAGAGAAACCGCACCTTCGTCCTCAGCTTCATCAAGGTCCCTGTGGTCCCGTACAATGCATGTGTCCATGCCATGGAAAACAAGATCTCTGAGAACATGCTGTGCGCTGGTATCCTCGGGGACCCGAGGGATGCCTGTGAGGGCGACAGTGGGGGGCCTATGGTCACCTTCTTCCGTGGCACCTGGTTCCTGGTGGGCCTGGTGAGCTGGGGCGAGGGCTGTGGGCGCCTCTACAACTACGGCGTTTACACCAAAGTCAGCCGTTACCTTGACTGGATCTATGGCCACATCAAAGCTCAGGAGGCCCCTCTTGAGAGCCAGGTGCCTTAG
- the PROC gene encoding vitamin K-dependent protein C isoform X2 yields the protein MAAGGQPCSFSVAHPKPDKAEIQFSHPFYKRGDGGAVRGLAQQPCPGAGIRSDLVTRPLNQTGGCSFRMWQLTSLLLFVTIWGISSTPAPPDSVFSSSQRAHQVLRIRKRANSFLEELRPGNVERECSEEVCEFEEAREIFQNTEDTMAFWSKYSDGDQCEDRPSGSPCDLPCCGREVRFSNCSAENGGCAHYCMEEEGRRHCSCAPGYRLEDDHQLCVSKVTFPCGRLGKRMEKKRKTLKRDTNQVDQKDQLDPRIVDGQEAGWGESPWQAVLLDSKKKLVCGAVLIHVSWVLTVAHCLDSRKKLIVRLGEYDMRRWESWEVDLDIKEVIIHPNYTKSTSDNDIALLRLAKPATLSQTIVPICLPDSGLSERKLTQVGQETVVTGWGYRDETKRNRTFVLSFIKVPVVPYNACVHAMENKISENMLCAGILGDPRDACEGDSGGPMVTFFRGTWFLVGLVSWGEGCGRLYNYGVYTKVSRYLDWIYGHIKAQEAPLESQVP from the exons ATGGCGGCAGGAGGGCAACCTTGCAGTTTCTCCGTGGCCCACCCCA aaCCAGATAAGGCAGAAATACagttttcccatccattttacAAACGAGGAGACGGAGGAGCAGTAAGGGGTCTTGCCCAGCAACCCTGTCCTGGAGCTGGGATTCGCTCTGACTTGGTGACCCGCCCTCTGAACCAG acaggtGGCTGCAGCTTCAGAATGTGGCAGCTTACAAGCCTCTTACTGTTCGTGACCATCTGGGGAATTTCCAGCACACCAGCTCCTCCTG ACTCAGTGTTCTCCAGCAGCCAGCGTGCCCACCAAGTGCTGCGGATCCGCAAACGTGCCAACTCCTTCCTGGAGGAGCTGCGGCCCGGCAACGTGGAGCGTGAGTGCTCAGAGGAGGTCTGTGAGTTCGAGGAAGCTCGGGAGATTTTCCAAAACACGGAAGACACA ATGGCCTTCTGGTCCAAGTATAGCG ACGGGGACCAGTGCGAGGACCGGCCCTCAGGGAGCCCGTGCGACCTCCCATGCTGCGGACGCG AGGTGCGCTTCTCCAACTGCTCGGCGGAAAACGGCGGCTGCGCCCACTACTGCATGGAGGAGGAGGGCCGGCGCCACTGCAGCTGCGCGCCCGGCTACCGGCTGGAGGACGACCACCAGCTCTGCGTGTCCAAGG tgACGTTCCCTTGTGGGAGGCTAGGGAAGCGAATGGAGAAGAAACGCAAGACCTTGAAACGTGACACAAACCAAGTCGACCAAAAAGACCAGTTGGATCCACGGATTGTCGATGGGCAGGAGGCTGGATGGGGAGAGAGCCCCTGGCAG GCAGTGCTGCTGGACTCCAAGAAGAAGCTGGTCTGTGGGGCAGTGCTAATCCACGTCTCCTGGGTGCTGACGGTGGCCCACTGCTTGGACAGCCGCAAGAAGCTCATCGTCAGGCTCG GGGAGTATGACATGCGGCGCTGGGAGAGCTGGGAGGTGGACCTGGACATCAAGGAGGTCATCATCCACCCTAACTATACCAAGAGCACCAGTGACAACGACATCGCCCTGCTCCGCCTGGCCAAGCCTGCCACTCTTTCGCAGACCATTGTGCCCATCTGTCTCCCGGATAGTGGCCTCTCTGAGCGCAAGCTCACCCAGGTCGGCCAGGAGACTGTGGTGACAGGCTGGGGCTACCGTGACGAGACCAAGAGAAACCGCACCTTCGTCCTCAGCTTCATCAAGGTCCCTGTGGTCCCGTACAATGCATGTGTCCATGCCATGGAAAACAAGATCTCTGAGAACATGCTGTGCGCTGGTATCCTCGGGGACCCGAGGGATGCCTGTGAGGGCGACAGTGGGGGGCCTATGGTCACCTTCTTCCGTGGCACCTGGTTCCTGGTGGGCCTGGTGAGCTGGGGCGAGGGCTGTGGGCGCCTCTACAACTACGGCGTTTACACCAAAGTCAGCCGTTACCTTGACTGGATCTATGGCCACATCAAAGCTCAGGAGGCCCCTCTTGAGAGCCAGGTGCCTTAG